A genomic segment from Odontesthes bonariensis isolate fOdoBon6 chromosome 8, fOdoBon6.hap1, whole genome shotgun sequence encodes:
- the kiss2 gene encoding kisspeptin 2 isoform X1 — MRILLVVVVSALIGAQDGGSEGAALPGPASDQETRATAAVLSALRRTAGDFPAGDPSLCFSARESDDQRQLLCNDRRSKFNYNPFGLRFGKRYDSYLYRRAVKSARTEKFSPLFLFSRELEVPT; from the exons ATGAGAATTTTGCTCGTGGTTGTGGTGAGCGCGCTGATTGGTGCTCAGGATGGAGGGAGTGAGGGGGCGGCTCTGCCCGGTCCTGCGTCTGACCAGGAGACTCGTGCAACAG CAGCAGTCCTTTCTGCGCTCAGGAGGACTGCGGGAGACTTCCCAGCAGGGGACCCCAGCCTGTGCTTCTCCGCCAGAGAGAGCGACGACCAGCGGCAGCTCCTGTGCAACGACCGCCGGAGTAAGTTCAACTACAACCCGTTCGGCCTCCGCTTTGGGAAACGCTACGACAGCTATCTTTACAGAAGAGCCGTTAAAAGCGCGAGGACCGAGAAGTTTTCGCCCCTCTTTCTCTTCTCGCGAGAACTGGAGGTGCCCACCTGA
- the kiss2 gene encoding kisspeptin 2 isoform X2: MRILLVVVVSALIGAQDGGSEGAALPGPASDQETRATAVLSALRRTAGDFPAGDPSLCFSARESDDQRQLLCNDRRSKFNYNPFGLRFGKRYDSYLYRRAVKSARTEKFSPLFLFSRELEVPT, from the exons ATGAGAATTTTGCTCGTGGTTGTGGTGAGCGCGCTGATTGGTGCTCAGGATGGAGGGAGTGAGGGGGCGGCTCTGCCCGGTCCTGCGTCTGACCAGGAGACTCGTGCAACAG CAGTCCTTTCTGCGCTCAGGAGGACTGCGGGAGACTTCCCAGCAGGGGACCCCAGCCTGTGCTTCTCCGCCAGAGAGAGCGACGACCAGCGGCAGCTCCTGTGCAACGACCGCCGGAGTAAGTTCAACTACAACCCGTTCGGCCTCCGCTTTGGGAAACGCTACGACAGCTATCTTTACAGAAGAGCCGTTAAAAGCGCGAGGACCGAGAAGTTTTCGCCCCTCTTTCTCTTCTCGCGAGAACTGGAGGTGCCCACCTGA